A single window of Streptomyces aquilus DNA harbors:
- a CDS encoding SCO4226 family nickel-binding protein, producing MTRFMDVHHGMEGITADQLREAHEADLAIEKDEKVHFERAWADPESGTVYCLSEAPSAEAVQRVHERAGHKADEIHAVPLSV from the coding sequence ATGACCCGCTTCATGGACGTACACCACGGCATGGAAGGCATCACGGCCGACCAGCTGCGCGAGGCCCACGAGGCCGACCTCGCGATAGAGAAGGACGAGAAGGTCCACTTCGAACGGGCCTGGGCGGACCCCGAGTCCGGCACGGTGTACTGCCTCTCGGAGGCCCCGTCGGCCGAGGCGGTCCAGCGCGTCCACGAACGCGCGGGCCACAAGGCGGACGAGATCCACGCAGTGCCGTTGTCGGTCTGA
- a CDS encoding DUF4259 domain-containing protein, whose translation MPNLPADLRSLAVEVLDRVLADESELFECWKESEGGRAWERSIGELRQVLDPAPQTQGDALFEI comes from the coding sequence ATTCCGAACCTGCCCGCGGATCTCAGGTCGTTGGCCGTGGAAGTCCTGGACCGGGTCCTCGCAGACGAATCCGAGCTCTTCGAGTGTTGGAAGGAGTCTGAGGGCGGCAGAGCCTGGGAACGAAGCATCGGCGAGCTGCGCCAGGTGCTCGATCCGGCGCCTCAGACACAAGGAGATGCGCTGTTCGAGATCTGA